One part of the Sorangiineae bacterium MSr11954 genome encodes these proteins:
- a CDS encoding toxin, whose product MRDEEKKGAEPRAETTSPHDARSGGTAGAEPRGKDIVSVPAPPIPSLPKGGGALRGIGEKFAAAAATGTATMSVPIAISPGRNGMQPSIGLSYDSGGGNGPFGIGWSLSVPSIRRKTDKGLPLYADRSESDTFLLSGAEDLVPFLVEDAGGSWSRQVFTRDGMEVARYRPRVEGLFARIERWTNPTTGEVHWITVSKDNVTSLYGGSSQARIAHPDHPTQVFEWLLEATYDDRGNVVYYEYKQEDRANVPPEPFEQHRVAGPASPQRYLKRVHYGNRTPTLGSYLPLSKIIANTWLFEIVLDYGDHDAVAPTPAETTPWPYRKDPFSTYRASFEVRTYRLCRRVLMFHRFEELGPDPVLVRSTDFAYDEGPTVTYLRSVTQSGYLKKESAYEVASMPPLELDYQQPELHDRVELADPDTRRSLPGIIDGRTHRWVDLDGEGIAGLLSDEGGALFYRRNLGGAKLTRPRKLTTQPTTSALARGGQQLLDLESDGRLELVDFSGAVKGYSVRGADDRWHSFVPFKSLPNIDSNDRNVQFLDLNGDGFADILRTEGDRLVWYPSLGKDGFGAAVVIPLARDERKAPAVVFADAEQAIVVADMSGDGLSDIVRIRNGEVSYWPNLGYGRFGAKVTMARAPTFDKPGAFEPRRLRLFDVDGTGTTDIAYLGKNGVTLWFNQAGNQWSAARPLLQYLPTHDLASITVNDFLGTGTGTLVWFSSAPSDAPTRLRYIDLLGSKKPHVMIASRNNMGLQRKVAYATSTKFYLEDKANGVEWATRLAFPVHVIERVETYEAVTNTRLVTRYRYRHGFYDGPEREFRGFGLVEQFDAESYGTEGGPGLFLSGRNEIDTESHLPPIHTKTWFHTGAWKEHADIAAHFQKEYWAGDGAATVLPRTAFEGFIARDAVEEREAARALRGSVLRQEVYALDGGAKQRNPYTISERSYQVRRLQPADGAKHGVFLAHAREVVDYHYERNPLDPRVQHALTLEVDDYGTVLTAAAVGYPRRSSVSSAYPEQTRLLATVATNRVAHKDTETDWYRIGVPLEAASYELTGLDVPAGDQLLSFNAVASAVANAAEIPYEATPTPTAFQKRLLKKQRAIYYKDDLAGPLPFGGVESRALVHRSQGLTLTAGLVTSTYGARVTSDVLVVEGGYFAVAGDHWAPSAVPTYDAEHFYLVTKATEPFGNTSSVTYDAYSLLPIRANSSLTTPALDLVTLLANDYRVLQPWRVSDPNDNRAAVAFDALGMVIKTALMGKEGAGEGDTLEDPTTRFEYDLMAWKKGIGPVYSHGYAREEHGAANPRWQESYSYTAGHGREVLRKVQAEPEASGAPRWVGNGRTVFDNKGNPIKQYEPYFAPTGGYDAESDLAVSGVTSIFRYDALGRLIRTDFPNGTHSKVEFDSWHQASWDANDTVLDSAWYRSRVALPAGNPERRAAELTAAHANTPTVVHQDTLGRAFLTRADNGPKGIYDTRTALDIEGNVLKLTDARGNVALTQSYDLRGQAIRTVGAESGESVALFNIEGTAIRAWNSRNVTLRTAFDGVRRPTHVYVRVGAEAEFLAERTVYGEALPDSKPRNARGAIVRQYDSAGVVATLQRDFKGNTTEQRRRLALAYRTTADWSAIATLTDVAAIEAAAATLLNAEDFRTETTFDALNRATSATAPDGSVVKPKYNEANLLERVDVRVRGASTATPFVADVAYNAKGQRTSIVYSNRDFRTDYTYDPQTFRLTKQKTTRGSGGARLQDFSLTYDPVGNITQLDDDADASLYFSGAPPVAGGGKYTYEAIYRLATAEGREHPGQAMPSELDGPISSVPHPNDTQAMRRYSEQYEYDEVGNILEMVHAAGSSGTAGWTRRYQYAGESNKLLRTSLPGDPHAGPYSGIYEHDARGNMTKMPHLARIGWDYADRLQSAELGGGGKTYFVYDSSGQRVRKVWEKTATLRDERIYLGGYEIFRRSVGESVETERQTLHVMDDRRRVAMVETETVANAAPVANPVSRMRYQLGNQLDSACVEVTETGGIISYEEYHPFGTTSFHSADGALGVSAKRYRYTGKERDEETGLYDHGARYYAAWLGRWTSVDRKFSDGDNLFAYVRNNPIGRADPDGNQSVPVTVLEEKEQKSIPSEHEASYQESSSSGETSAQPTAAPRPAETKASPSEAARPNSRGPNTQGSASPPEGVYETKYSPIPLMRSRDTGSRALNFLLNDIFLPWRNTLAAAENTPFEILGTIDEELKNSRFQMEYQAAQDLMPLGRLHGIALEAPGALSYLSAHLSANIERFARSLPIIGVGAGGIGGGGRLGPKIPAAGQQLSEPVAAAAEEMVTLYHGHQVPLEGGKFSLEVAAALKRAGTPEPGIYFTTDIVRAATQYGGVGGYVTRTQVPRSIAEMMMQASPLPGVRRQVQYEWVARTFEQVDALNAAIETLPQMEALKAWLGLK is encoded by the coding sequence ATGAGGGACGAGGAAAAGAAAGGGGCCGAGCCGCGCGCGGAGACGACCTCGCCGCACGACGCGAGAAGCGGTGGCACCGCCGGCGCGGAGCCTAGAGGAAAGGACATCGTCTCGGTGCCGGCACCCCCGATCCCGTCGTTGCCAAAGGGCGGCGGCGCGCTTCGCGGGATCGGAGAAAAATTCGCGGCGGCGGCGGCCACGGGTACGGCGACGATGTCCGTGCCGATTGCGATATCGCCGGGTCGGAACGGTATGCAGCCGAGCATCGGCCTCTCGTACGACTCGGGTGGAGGAAATGGGCCGTTTGGCATCGGGTGGTCACTCTCCGTGCCATCGATTCGGCGAAAGACGGACAAGGGGTTACCCCTCTATGCCGACCGGAGCGAGTCCGACACGTTCCTCCTCTCGGGCGCCGAGGATTTGGTTCCGTTCCTGGTGGAGGACGCGGGCGGCTCGTGGAGCCGACAGGTCTTTACGCGCGACGGGATGGAGGTCGCGCGGTATCGCCCGCGGGTGGAAGGGCTATTCGCGCGCATCGAGCGGTGGACCAACCCGACAACCGGCGAGGTCCATTGGATCACGGTATCCAAGGACAATGTGACGAGCCTTTACGGAGGCTCGTCGCAAGCGCGAATTGCGCATCCGGACCATCCGACCCAGGTGTTCGAGTGGCTCCTCGAGGCCACATACGACGATCGCGGCAATGTCGTATATTATGAATACAAGCAGGAAGATCGCGCCAACGTACCGCCCGAGCCGTTCGAGCAGCACCGCGTTGCGGGGCCTGCATCCCCGCAGCGCTACTTGAAGCGGGTTCACTACGGAAATCGAACCCCCACGTTGGGGAGCTATCTTCCACTGTCGAAGATCATCGCCAACACATGGCTCTTCGAGATCGTCCTCGACTATGGCGACCACGATGCGGTCGCCCCCACGCCCGCCGAAACGACGCCATGGCCGTATCGGAAGGATCCGTTCTCGACATACCGGGCGAGCTTCGAGGTACGTACCTATCGACTTTGTCGGCGGGTGCTCATGTTCCACCGCTTCGAGGAGCTCGGTCCAGATCCCGTGCTCGTGCGGTCGACGGACTTCGCGTACGACGAAGGGCCGACCGTCACATATCTGCGCAGCGTAACGCAGAGTGGCTATTTGAAAAAGGAAAGTGCGTACGAGGTAGCCTCGATGCCACCGCTGGAGCTCGACTACCAGCAACCCGAGCTCCACGACCGTGTGGAACTGGCGGACCCGGATACGCGTCGGTCGCTCCCCGGGATCATCGACGGGCGGACGCATCGTTGGGTCGACCTAGACGGTGAAGGGATCGCGGGTCTCTTGAGCGACGAGGGGGGCGCGCTCTTCTATCGCCGCAATCTTGGAGGGGCAAAGCTCACACGGCCTCGAAAGCTCACGACGCAGCCGACGACGAGCGCGCTCGCGCGCGGCGGGCAGCAACTCCTCGACCTCGAGAGCGACGGCCGGCTCGAGCTCGTCGACTTCTCGGGCGCCGTCAAAGGGTATTCCGTGCGTGGTGCGGACGATCGCTGGCATTCGTTCGTACCGTTCAAGTCGTTGCCGAACATCGATTCCAACGACCGGAACGTACAGTTCCTCGATTTGAACGGAGATGGCTTTGCCGACATTCTTCGCACCGAGGGCGATCGGCTGGTGTGGTACCCGTCGCTGGGAAAGGACGGCTTCGGCGCCGCGGTCGTGATCCCGCTGGCCCGCGACGAGCGCAAGGCTCCCGCGGTCGTCTTCGCAGATGCCGAGCAGGCCATCGTCGTCGCGGACATGAGCGGCGATGGCTTGAGCGACATCGTACGCATCCGAAACGGTGAAGTCAGCTATTGGCCAAACTTGGGCTATGGCCGGTTCGGCGCGAAGGTGACGATGGCCCGCGCGCCGACGTTCGACAAGCCCGGTGCGTTCGAGCCTCGAAGGCTCCGCCTGTTCGACGTCGACGGCACGGGCACCACGGATATCGCGTATCTGGGGAAGAACGGCGTCACGCTCTGGTTCAATCAAGCAGGAAACCAATGGAGCGCCGCGCGCCCGCTGCTCCAATATCTTCCCACGCACGATCTGGCGAGCATCACCGTCAACGATTTTCTCGGCACGGGGACCGGCACGCTGGTTTGGTTCTCGAGCGCGCCGAGCGACGCGCCGACGCGACTGCGGTACATCGACCTTCTCGGGAGCAAGAAGCCCCACGTCATGATCGCCAGCCGCAACAACATGGGCTTACAGAGGAAGGTGGCGTACGCGACGTCGACCAAGTTCTACCTGGAGGACAAGGCCAACGGAGTCGAGTGGGCGACGCGGCTGGCGTTTCCCGTGCACGTCATCGAGAGGGTCGAGACCTACGAGGCCGTAACCAACACACGCCTGGTAACGCGTTACAGGTACCGACACGGATTCTATGATGGACCGGAGCGAGAATTTCGCGGCTTCGGGCTCGTAGAACAATTCGACGCCGAGTCGTACGGTACGGAGGGTGGCCCGGGATTGTTCTTATCGGGGCGAAACGAGATCGATACGGAGTCTCACCTTCCGCCGATTCACACCAAGACTTGGTTCCACACGGGAGCGTGGAAAGAGCACGCGGACATCGCGGCACACTTCCAGAAGGAGTACTGGGCCGGAGATGGCGCAGCGACCGTGCTTCCGCGAACAGCCTTCGAAGGCTTCATCGCGCGCGATGCCGTCGAAGAACGGGAGGCCGCGCGGGCCCTTCGCGGCAGTGTCCTGCGGCAAGAGGTGTATGCGCTCGACGGGGGTGCGAAGCAGAGAAATCCGTATACGATTTCGGAGCGATCGTATCAGGTGCGGAGGCTCCAGCCGGCGGATGGGGCGAAGCACGGCGTGTTCTTGGCGCACGCGCGCGAGGTCGTCGACTACCATTACGAGAGAAATCCGCTCGATCCGCGGGTACAGCACGCATTGACTCTGGAGGTCGACGATTACGGGACCGTGCTCACGGCGGCGGCCGTGGGCTATCCGAGACGCAGCTCCGTAAGCTCAGCGTATCCCGAGCAGACGAGGCTCCTTGCGACCGTCGCAACGAATCGGGTCGCGCACAAAGATACGGAGACGGACTGGTACCGCATCGGCGTGCCGCTGGAGGCTGCAAGCTACGAATTGACGGGCTTGGACGTTCCGGCGGGCGACCAACTCCTGTCGTTCAATGCCGTCGCCAGCGCGGTGGCGAATGCTGCGGAGATCCCGTACGAGGCGACGCCGACGCCAACGGCGTTTCAGAAGCGCCTTTTGAAGAAGCAACGAGCCATCTATTACAAGGACGATCTTGCCGGACCGTTGCCGTTTGGGGGCGTGGAATCGCGCGCGCTCGTGCATCGCTCCCAGGGTCTCACGCTGACGGCCGGACTCGTGACGTCGACCTACGGCGCGAGGGTGACGAGCGACGTGCTCGTGGTGGAAGGAGGCTACTTCGCGGTCGCGGGCGACCATTGGGCTCCTTCCGCAGTCCCGACCTACGATGCGGAGCATTTCTATCTGGTCACGAAGGCGACCGAGCCCTTCGGCAATACGTCATCGGTCACCTACGACGCGTATTCACTGCTTCCAATCCGCGCGAATAGCTCGCTGACGACACCCGCTCTCGATTTGGTCACCTTGCTGGCGAACGACTACCGCGTGCTCCAGCCCTGGCGCGTGAGCGACCCGAACGACAACCGCGCGGCCGTCGCGTTCGATGCGCTCGGGATGGTGATCAAGACGGCCCTCATGGGCAAAGAGGGGGCGGGCGAAGGGGATACGCTCGAGGACCCGACGACGAGGTTCGAGTACGACCTCATGGCGTGGAAGAAGGGTATCGGCCCGGTCTATTCGCACGGCTATGCCCGCGAGGAGCACGGCGCCGCGAACCCCCGCTGGCAGGAGAGCTACAGCTACACGGCGGGGCACGGTCGCGAGGTGCTGCGCAAGGTGCAGGCCGAGCCCGAGGCGAGCGGCGCGCCGCGATGGGTGGGCAATGGGCGGACGGTCTTCGACAACAAGGGCAATCCGATCAAGCAGTACGAGCCGTATTTTGCGCCGACGGGGGGCTACGACGCGGAGAGCGATCTAGCCGTCTCCGGCGTGACGTCGATATTTCGGTACGACGCCCTTGGCCGGCTCATTCGAACGGACTTTCCGAATGGAACCCATTCGAAGGTGGAGTTCGATTCGTGGCACCAGGCGAGCTGGGACGCCAACGACACGGTTCTCGACAGCGCGTGGTATCGGAGTCGAGTTGCTCTTCCTGCGGGGAATCCGGAGCGGCGCGCCGCGGAGCTAACGGCAGCGCATGCGAACACGCCGACCGTGGTGCATCAGGATACCCTTGGGCGGGCATTTCTGACACGGGCCGACAATGGCCCAAAGGGAATTTACGACACGCGGACAGCCCTCGACATCGAAGGCAACGTGCTGAAGCTCACCGACGCGCGCGGAAACGTGGCGTTGACCCAGAGCTACGATTTGCGGGGCCAAGCGATTCGGACCGTGGGCGCAGAGTCGGGTGAGAGTGTTGCCCTGTTCAACATCGAAGGCACGGCGATTCGAGCTTGGAATAGCCGAAACGTGACCTTGCGAACGGCTTTCGATGGCGTACGGCGTCCTACGCACGTCTATGTTCGAGTCGGCGCCGAGGCGGAGTTCTTGGCCGAGCGGACCGTTTACGGCGAAGCGCTGCCTGACAGCAAGCCGCGCAATGCACGTGGCGCCATCGTTCGCCAATACGACAGCGCCGGTGTCGTTGCTACCTTGCAGCGGGACTTCAAGGGGAACACCACCGAGCAGCGACGGAGGCTGGCTCTCGCGTACAGGACGACGGCCGACTGGAGCGCAATCGCGACGCTGACGGATGTCGCCGCCATCGAAGCGGCGGCCGCAACGCTGCTGAACGCCGAAGATTTTCGCACCGAAACGACATTCGATGCGCTCAATCGCGCCACGTCTGCGACGGCGCCAGATGGGAGCGTCGTCAAGCCGAAGTACAACGAGGCGAATTTGCTCGAGCGGGTCGACGTTCGAGTTCGAGGCGCGTCTACCGCGACGCCGTTCGTCGCGGACGTGGCGTACAATGCAAAGGGTCAACGAACATCGATTGTTTATTCGAATCGTGATTTTCGGACGGATTACACCTACGATCCGCAAACTTTTCGGCTCACCAAGCAAAAAACGACGCGCGGGAGTGGCGGCGCGAGATTGCAGGACTTCTCGCTCACCTACGATCCGGTCGGAAATATCACGCAGCTCGACGACGACGCGGATGCGTCACTCTACTTCAGCGGAGCGCCTCCGGTAGCAGGAGGCGGCAAGTACACATACGAGGCGATCTATCGGCTCGCTACGGCGGAGGGCCGGGAGCACCCGGGCCAGGCGATGCCGAGCGAGCTGGATGGGCCGATTTCATCGGTCCCGCACCCGAACGATACACAGGCGATGCGGAGGTACAGCGAGCAATACGAGTACGACGAAGTCGGTAATATTCTCGAGATGGTGCACGCAGCGGGTTCGTCCGGCACGGCCGGATGGACGCGCCGATACCAGTATGCGGGGGAGAGCAACAAGCTGCTCAGGACATCCCTTCCAGGCGACCCCCACGCGGGCCCTTACTCGGGAATCTACGAGCACGACGCCCGCGGCAACATGACCAAAATGCCGCACTTGGCGCGCATCGGCTGGGACTACGCGGATCGGTTGCAGAGCGCCGAGCTCGGGGGAGGCGGTAAAACGTACTTCGTCTACGATTCGAGCGGCCAGCGGGTGCGCAAGGTTTGGGAAAAGACAGCGACGCTGCGGGACGAGCGGATCTATCTCGGCGGGTACGAGATCTTCCGGCGAAGCGTCGGGGAAAGCGTCGAAACAGAGCGGCAGACGCTGCATGTGATGGACGACCGACGCCGCGTGGCGATGGTGGAGACGGAGACCGTTGCGAACGCGGCACCGGTCGCGAATCCAGTTTCGCGCATGCGATACCAGCTTGGGAACCAGCTCGATTCGGCGTGCGTAGAGGTTACCGAGACGGGCGGGATCATTTCGTACGAGGAGTATCACCCGTTCGGGACGACGTCGTTTCACTCTGCCGACGGGGCGCTCGGGGTGAGCGCGAAGCGATATCGCTACACTGGAAAGGAGCGGGACGAGGAGACTGGGCTCTACGATCATGGAGCGCGCTACTACGCGGCGTGGCTTGGAAGGTGGACGAGCGTCGATCGAAAATTTAGCGATGGCGACAACCTATTTGCGTACGTGCGCAACAATCCCATCGGGCGCGCTGACCCCGACGGAAACCAGTCGGTCCCGGTGACCGTGCTGGAGGAGAAGGAGCAAAAAAGTATCCCTTCGGAACACGAGGCCAGTTATCAAGAGAGCTCCTCGTCCGGAGAGACCTCCGCACAACCGACAGCGGCCCCACGGCCAGCAGAGACCAAAGCATCGCCATCCGAGGCTGCGCGCCCGAACTCGCGCGGTCCTAACACGCAGGGTTCGGCGAGCCCACCGGAGGGGGTGTACGAGACAAAATATTCGCCGATTCCGCTGATGCGAAGTCGCGACACCGGCTCACGAGCACTTAATTTTCTGCTGAACGATATATTCCTGCCGTGGCGAAACACTCTGGCGGCTGCTGAGAATACACCCTTCGAAATCTTGGGGACGATCGACGAAGAGCTGAAAAACAGTCGGTTCCAAATGGAGTATCAGGCCGCACAGGACCTGATGCCATTGGGGCGCTTGCACGGAATAGCGTTGGAGGCGCCGGGAGCGCTCAGCTATCTGAGCGCGCACCTGTCAGCGAACATAGAAAGGTTCGCGCGCTCGCTGCCGATTATCGGTGTAGGCGCCGGTGGGATTGGAGGAGGCGGACGCCTTGGGCCGAAGATTCCTGCTGCTGGGCAGCAACTATCGGAACCGGTCGCAGCTGCGGCGGAGGAAATGGTCACCCTCTATCATGGCCATCAGGTACCATTGGAGGGTGGAAAGTTTAGCCTCGAAGTGGCGGCGGCCCTTAAAAGAGCAGGAACACCAGAACCCGGTATATATTTTACAACAGATATCGTACGGGCCGCCACGCAATATGGGGGTGTAGGTGGGTATGTTACGCGTACTCAAGTACCTCGCAGTATTGCCGAGATGATGATGCAGGCATCCCCGCTCCCTGGCGTCCGCAGGCAAGTCCAATACGAGTGGGTCGCTCGCACCTTCGAGCAAGTTGACGCACTCAACGCAGCCATTGAAACACTACCTCAGATGGAAGCTCTCAAGGCTTGGTTAGGACTCAAATGA